The following proteins come from a genomic window of Hoplias malabaricus isolate fHopMal1 chromosome 15, fHopMal1.hap1, whole genome shotgun sequence:
- the LOC136668439 gene encoding 3-hydroxy-3-methylglutaryl-coenzyme A reductase-like — MAGSIGGFNAQAANIVAAVYIACGQDPGQTVGSSNCITLMEAVGYKGEDLWISCTMPSIELGTVGGGTNLPPQQACLQMLGVQGASEHSPGENARTLAQVLCAAVLAGELSLMAALAAGHLVKSHLTLNRSKVHLPEMCESSPREPS; from the exons ATGGCAGGCAGCATCGGGGGCTTCAACGCACAGGCGGCCAACATTGTGGCAGCCGTTTACATCGCCTGTGGACAG GACCCTGGTCAGACCGTGGGTAGTAGTAACTGTATTACCCTGATGGAGGCAGTGGGCTATAAGGGGGAGGACCTATGGATTTCTTGCACTATGCCCTCGATCGAGCTGGGAACAGTGGGAGGGGGCACAAACCTGCCCCCACAGCAAGCCTGTTTACAG atgcTGGGTGTTCAAGGAGCGAGTGAACACTCTCCAGGTGAAAATGCCCGAACCCTGGCTCAGGTTCTCTGCGCTGCGGTGTTGGCTGGAGAACTGTCCCTCATGGCCGCTCTCGCTGCTGGACATCTCGTCAAGAGTCACTTGACTCTCAACAG ATCAAAGGTCCACCTCCCAGAAATGTGTGAATCCTCGCCGAGGGAACCTTCCTGA